A region of Firmicutes bacterium HGW-Firmicutes-1 DNA encodes the following proteins:
- a CDS encoding methyl-galactoside ABC transporter substrate-binding protein (wtih MglAC is involved in the transport of beta-methylgalactoside) has protein sequence MKRAKRNLIIINIFLLSILIVGCSKGNSDISAIQVSDSFKIGVLIYRFDDQFISSVIDVIEEEAEKLNEISPKKLEVTIFDGKNQQDIQTDQMKQLIKDDFDALAINLVDRSKASVIINLAKEADIPVIFFNREPVQVDMARWDKIYYVGTKGEESGLIQGEIAGEYWLAHPEADKNGDGIMQFVLIEGQPGHQDVIPRSRYSVQALQDMNIQVEELVRDTANWQRLEAQDLMNNWLDYFGDDIEMVLSNNDSMALGAIDAMRDHGTEILPVVGIDGIDLAREALYKGEIIGTVFNDNLGQGKMVMDMAYYLAQDLDPTLFIDHIEDGTYYWVNYQKIID, from the coding sequence ATGAAAAGAGCAAAACGAAATCTTATTATTATAAATATATTTCTGTTATCAATTCTAATTGTGGGTTGTTCAAAGGGGAATAGCGATATTTCAGCAATTCAGGTATCAGATTCTTTTAAAATAGGTGTGCTAATTTATCGATTTGATGATCAATTTATTTCTTCTGTAATTGATGTAATTGAAGAAGAAGCAGAAAAATTGAATGAAATAAGTCCTAAGAAACTTGAAGTTACCATTTTTGACGGTAAAAATCAACAAGATATACAAACAGATCAGATGAAACAGCTCATTAAGGACGATTTCGATGCACTTGCAATAAATCTAGTTGATAGAAGCAAAGCATCTGTCATTATTAACTTAGCTAAAGAAGCAGATATACCAGTTATTTTTTTTAATCGAGAACCTGTACAGGTTGACATGGCAAGATGGGATAAAATTTATTACGTGGGTACAAAAGGAGAAGAATCTGGATTGATTCAGGGAGAGATAGCAGGTGAATATTGGCTAGCACATCCAGAAGCTGATAAAAATGGGGATGGCATTATGCAATTTGTTCTGATTGAAGGACAGCCAGGACATCAAGACGTGATTCCTCGTTCTAGATATAGTGTGCAAGCACTTCAAGACATGAACATACAAGTAGAAGAACTTGTGAGGGATACAGCGAATTGGCAAAGATTAGAGGCGCAAGATTTAATGAATAACTGGTTAGATTATTTTGGTGATGATATTGAGATGGTTTTATCCAACAATGATTCAATGGCGTTAGGTGCTATTGATGCCATGCGCGATCATGGTACTGAAATATTGCCGGTAGTTGGAATTGATGGAATAGATTTGGCGAGAGAAGCTTTGTATAAAGGTGAAATTATTGGAACAGTATTCAATGATAATTTAGGGCAAGGTAAAATGGTTATGGAT